A genomic stretch from Podospora pseudoanserina strain CBS 124.78 chromosome 3, whole genome shotgun sequence includes:
- a CDS encoding hypothetical protein (COG:J; EggNog:ENOG503P51D): protein MVGVIRRLHKLKALLDIRCGPGAAIFPSDVTRIHLEFAYGLAGHLGPRKFWNTNLPRLKFWNPAIPMIVNRTTDVTGPAVLSVYFREPGSILQELQTPSSSFHGFAKAPQPAEGERVLTIDMKNLPSEKILDELISKSGAVPVRPTPQDEADLAELRDLERTGEIDRERVKRKTDAEKREKRLIAQAQSEAAAIRAAL from the exons atggTCGGCGTAATAAGGAGATTAcacaagctcaaggct CTCCTTGACATCAGGTGCGGGCCGGGGgctgccatcttccccaGCGATGTGACCAGGATACACCTCGAGTTTGCCTATGGTCTGGCAGGACACTTGGGACCAAG GAAATTTTGGAACACAAATCTCCCACGACTGAAATTCTGGAACCCCGCTATTCCGATGATTGTCAACCGAACAACAGACGTAACTGGGCCAGCGGTATTGAGTGTCTACTTCCGCGAGCCGGGCTCGATATTGCAGGAATTGCAGACGCCTAGTTCATCTTTCCACGGGTTCGCCAAGGCCCCACAACCAGCCGAGGGCGAGCGTGTCCTTACGATTGATATGAAGAACCTGCCGTCCGAGAAAATTCTCGACGAGCTCATCAGCAAGAGTGGCGCGGTTCCAGTAAGACCAACACCGCAAGACGAGGCCGACTTGGCCGAACTCAGGGACTTGGAGCGCACGGGAGAGATCGACCGGGAAAGAGTAAAGAGGAAGACGGATGctgagaagagggagaagaggctCATTGCCCAGGCGCAGTCTGAGGCTGCCGCTATCAGGGCTGCGCTATAA
- a CDS encoding hypothetical protein (EggNog:ENOG503NZ4I; COG:U) yields the protein MTSQPAWDYIAKLVCIGDSGCGKSSLTIRLCEGRFVTHHDVTIGVEFGSRIVPVGPPYSTTTEECSTSTPIPSTPSSPKPANGKPPAGLPKPPTVPTPQSEAAAAASQKHMKLSLWDTAGQETYKSVTRSYFRGASGALLVFDLTRKSTFTHVTDWLNDLRQIAEPDIVVVLVGNKADLASPEAEGGQNKREVSRQEAEEWARRNGVLEYVETSAKSGEGVEKAFMRVAEKIFGNIQQGKYDLNDRRSGVKGPNFGGPPGSSGGKPVRLTNSANKSSGGCC from the coding sequence atGACTTCCCAACCCGCCTGGGACTATATCGCAAAGCTAGTATGCATAGGCGACTCAGGCTGTGGTAAATCCTCCCTGACCATACGTCTCTGCGAAGGCCGCTTCGTTACCCATCATGACGTAACCATCGGCGTGGAGTTTGGCTCCCGCATCGTCCCCGTCGGTCCCCCTtattccaccaccacagaagAGTGCTCTACCTCAACCCCAATACCGTCCACTCCGTCTTCCCCAAAACCTGCCAACGGCAAGCCCCCAGCCGGcctcccaaaacccccaacaGTCCCTACCCCCCAGTCCGAAGCAGCCGCTGCTGCCTCCCAAAAGCACATGAAGCTTTCCCTCTGGGACACTGCCGGACAAGAAACGTACAAGTCCGTCACGAGATCCTACTTTCGCGGCGCATCCGGTGCGCTCTTGGTCTTCGATCTCACCCGCAAGTCCACCTTTACGCACGTCACCGACTGGCTCAACGACCTCCGCCAGATCGCCGAGCCCGACATCGTCGTTGTTCTCGTGGGTAACAAGGCCGATCTGGCCTCGCCAGAAGCAGAGGGAGGGCAGAACAAGCGCGAGGTCTCACGGCAAGAAGCGGAGGAGTGGGCCCGTAGGAATGGCGTGCTTGAATACGTCGAAACTAGCGCAAAGAGCGGGGAGGGAGTAGAAAAGGCCTTTATGAGAGTAGCCGAAAAGATTTTTGGGAACATTCAACAGGGGAAATACGACTTGAATGACAGGAGGTCAGGCGTGAAGGGACCGAACTTTGGGGGGCCGCCAGGGAGCTCGGGGGGCAAGCCGGTGAGGTTGACGAACAGTGCGAATAAGAGCTCGGGCGGGTGCTGTTGA
- the WWM1 gene encoding WW domain-containing protein wwm1 (COG:A; EggNog:ENOG503P2KC): MADFDAPTGPPPPKVPEGWVARWNDQYKEWFYVNTYTKKSQWEKPTEPAIPPRDDAPAGPPPSYTAGDVKPVVVSDAKVNPYDNTNQSTTGGASGSGTHQTESEDERLARQLQAEEDARARSHGGTTTPQQSFPGQLPPRPDNLEKGKSFLGKLFGGRRGAVVVMGPGDIGWVGGLMANRPGSHSQYPGVMEGRRRLLRGLMVVVVILLRECTAVILLSRGMEVTLLNRVIHSRVMGVILLRGGMGVILSRAMVLTSGPGMGMMAGGAALGVGAGLLGGALVADAIHDNQQEAYQEGYQDGAEGDFGGGDDFGGGDF, encoded by the exons ATGGCCGACTTTGACGCTCCCACCGGCCCCCCCCCGCCCAAGGTGCCAGAAGGCTGGGTCGCGCGCTGGAACGACCAGTACAAGGAATG GTTCTACGTAAACACCTACACCAAAAAGTCCCAATGGGAAAAACCCACCGAGCCGGCCATCCCGCCCCGCGATGACGCTCCTGCCGGTCCGCCCCCGAGTTACACCGCCGGGGATGTTAaacctgttgttgtttctgatGCAAAGGTCAATCCTTACGATAATACCAACCAGTCGACCACGGGCGGTGCGTCCGGATCTGGGACCCATCAAACCGAAAGCGAAGACGAACGCCTGGCTAGGCAGCTAcaggcggaggaggacgcTAGGGCGCGGTCTCATGGGGGTACTACAACGCCGCAGCAGAGCTTTCCGGGACAGCTCCCGCCTAGACCGGATAATcttgagaaggggaagagtttcttggggaagttgtttgggggaagaaggggggcggtggtAGTCATGGGTCCGGGGGACattgggtgggttggggggttgatggctAATCGCCCTGGGAGTCACAGTCAGTATCCGGGGGTTATGGAGGGCCGGCGCCGCCTCCTCAGGGGGcttatggtggtggtggttatccTCCTCAGGGAGTGTACGGCGgttatcctcctcagcaggggTATGGAGGTTACCCTCCTCAACAGGGTTATCCACAGCAGGGTTATGGGGGTTATCCTCCTCAGGGGGGGTATGGGGGTTATCCTCAGCAGGGCTATGGTGCTCACG AGCGGTcctgggatggggatgatggctggTGGTGCGGCGTTGGGTGTGGGTGCTGGATTGCTTGGTGGTGCGTTGGTTGCGGATGCGATACATGACAATCAGCAGGAGGCTTATCAGGAGGGGTATCAGgatggggcggagggggattttggtgggggggatgattttgggggtggtgatttcTAG
- the MET15 gene encoding Homocysteine/cysteine synthase (COG:E; EggNog:ENOG503NVTU), translated as MSEQRFETLQLHAGQEPDPATNSRAVPIYATSSYVFNDSAHGARLFGLKEFGNIYSRIMNPTIDVFEKRIAALEGGVAAVAASSGMAAQFMAIAALAHSGDNIVSTSNLYGGTYNQFKVLFQRFGITTKFVTGDKPEDFAAVIDDKTKAVYIESIGNPRYNVPDFEKIANIAHEHGIPVVVDNTFGAGGYFVRPIEHGADIVVHSATKWIGGHGTTIGGVIVDAGKFDWGKHGKRFPQMVEPSEGYHGLKFWETFGAITYAIRVRVELLRDLGACLNPFGAQQLLLGIETLSLRAERHASNALTLARYLEASPYVAWVSYPGLESHPSHELAKKYLKRGFGGVLSFGVKGGGAAGSQIVDSFKLISNLANVGDSKTLAIHPWTTTHEQLTDEEKISSGVSEDLIRVSVGTEHIEDIVADFEQAFKTAEASTTKGDETEVADRTKTDAAPTEV; from the exons ATGTCTGAGCAGAGATTCGAGACCCTCCAGCTCCATGCGGG CCAGGAGCCTGACCCTGCCACCAACTCCCGTGCCGTCCCCATTTATGCCACCAGC AGCTACGTTTTCAATGACTCGGCTCACGGTGCCCGCCTCTTCGGCCTCAAGGAGTTTGGCAACATCTACTCCAGAATCATGAACCCCACCATCGATGTGTTCGAGAAGAGAatcgccgccctcgagggtggtgttgcggccgttgccgcctcctccggcatGGCCGCTCAGTTTATGGCCATTGCCGCTCTTGCTCACTCCGGTGACAACATCGTTTCCACCTCCAATCTCTACGGCGGTACCTACAACCAGTTCAAGGTCCTCTTTCAGCGcttcggcatcaccaccaaattCGTCACGGGAGACAAGCCCGAGGATTTCGCCGCTGTCATTGacgacaagaccaaggccgTCTACATTGAGAGCATTGGCAACCCCCGCTACAACGTCCCCGACTTCGAGAAGATTGCCAACATTGCCCACGAGCACGGTATCCCCGTGGTTGTCGACAACACCTTCGGCGCCGGCGGTTACTTCGTCCGCCCCATCGAGCACGGTGCTGATATCGTCGTCCACTCTGCCACCAAGTGGATTGGTGGTCACGGTACTACCATCGGTGGCGTCATCGTCGATGCCGGCAAGTTCGACTGGGGCAAGCACGGCAAGCGCTTCCCCCAGATGGTTGAGCCCTCCGAGGGTTATCACGGGCTCAAGTTCTGGGAGACCTTCGGTGCCATCACCTATGCTATTAGAGTTAGAGTCGAGCTCCTCCGCGACCTCGGTGCctgcctcaaccccttcggtgcccagcagctcctcctcggtatcGAGACTCTCTCCCTCCGTGCCGAGAGGCACGCTTCCAacgccctcaccctcgctCGTTACCTCGAGGCCAGCCCATATGTGGCCTGGGTGTCGTACCCCGGTCTTGAGAGCCACCCATCTCACGAGTTGGCTAAGAAGTACCTCAAGCGCGGTTTCGGCGGTGTCTTGAGCTTCGGTGTCAAAGGTGGCGGTGCTGCTGGCAGTCAGATTGTCGACAGCTTCAAGCTCATCTCCAACCTTGCCAACGTTGGCGACTCCAAGACCCTTGCCATTCACCCATGGACCACCACTCACGAGCAGCtcaccgacgaggagaagatcagCTCGGGTGTGTCTGAGGATCTCATCCGTGTGTCGGTCGGTACTGAGCACATTGAGGACATCGTTGCCGACTTTGAGCAGGCGTTCAAGACTGCTGAGGCTTCGACGACAAAGGGTGACGAGACAGAGGTGGCCGATCGGACCAAGACTGATGCTGCGCCAACTGAAGTTTAA
- the PMT2 gene encoding Dolichyl-phosphate-mannose--protein mannosyltransferase 2 (COG:O; CAZy:GT39; EggNog:ENOG503NURN) — MAAVNDRGPVVTGADLGDARRRNVPGTPQTVAVVPEPDDKKKVRKEPSFLEILDQWEWIIAPIVFTALAFFTRLYKIGLSNIVTWDEAHFGKFGSHYLKREFYFDVHPPAGKLLVGLSGYLAGYNGSFEFKSGETYPPELNYTFMRQFNAFWGAICVPLAYWTAKELKLRRNAVWLVTLMVLCENSYTTISRFILLDSMLLFGTVATTLCWAKFHGQRKNSFEPEWFFWLFMTGLSIGFVTSVKLVGLFVTALVGLYTIEDLWNKFGDTKMPISTLAAHVGTRVVGLIILPFLVYLLSFAIHFAVLTNSGPGDAQMSSLFQANLRGTEVGRNSPLEVAIGSKVTIKNMGYGGGLLHSHVQTYPEGSGQQQVTCYHHKDANNDWFFYPNRRDADYDAAAEPRFIADGQTIRLLHSQTGRNLHSHQIAAPITKADWEVSSYGNITVGDEKDHWKIEVVSDAASRDRSKIRTLTTAFRLKHEVLGCYLRAGNVNLPQWGFKQIEVTCTKDNKPRDTYTHWNIESHINEKLPPGDPGQYRSPFFKDFVHLNVAMMTSNNALVPDPDKQDDLASQWWQWPILHVGLRMCGWDDKIVKYFLLGNPLVYWGSTAGLGVFGLLTVWYILRWQRGYRELSQFDIDQIHYAGIYPVIGWFLHYLPFVIMARVTYVHHYYPALYFAILTFGFLTDWFTRNQKKIVQYATYAVLDATVIGLYIYFIPICWGMTGPNRQYGYMKWFDTWRMSDA, encoded by the exons atggccgcCGTCAACGACAGAGGCCCTGTCGTCACTGGCGCTGATCTGGGCGATGCCCGAAGGCGTAACGTCCCAGGCACTCCCCAGACAGTTGCCGTCGTCCCAGAGCCTGATGATAAGAAGAAGGTCAGGAAG GAACCGTCCTTCCTCGAGATCCTGGACCAATGGGAGTGGATCATTGCCCCCATCGTATTCACCGCGctcgccttcttcacacGTCTCTACAAGATCGGTCTTTCCAACATCGTTACATGGGACGAAGCCCA TTTCGGAAAGTTCGGTAGCCACTACCTCAAACGCGAGTTCTACTTCGATGTCCAT CCCCCCGCTGGCAAGCTTCTCGTCGGTCTGAGCGGATATCTTGCCGGTTACAATGGGTCCTTCGAGTTCAAGTCGGGAGAGACCTATCCTCCTGAGCTCAACTACACTTTTATGCGCCAGTTCAACGCCTTTTGGGGTGCCATTTGCGTCCCCCTCGCCTACTGGACtgccaaggagctcaagctcCGCCGCAATGCTGTCTGGCTCGTCACTCTCATGGTCCTCTGCGAGAACTCAtacaccaccatctcccggTTTATCCTCCTCGATTCTATGCTCCTGTTCGGTACCGTTGCCACGACACTCTGCTGGGCCAAGTTTCATGGCCAGCGCAAGAACAGCTTCGAGCCCGAGTGGTTCTTTTGGCTGTTCATGACTGGTCTTAGCATTGGTTTCGTTACCAGTGTCAAGCTGGTGGGACTCTTCGTCACTGCTCTGGTTGGGCTTTACACCATTGAGGATCTCTGGAACAAGTTTGGCGACACCAAGATGCCaatctccaccctcgccgcccacgTCGGAACTCGCGTCGTTGGTCTCATCATCCTGCCCTTCCTTGTTTACCTTCTCAGCTTCGCCATCCACTTTGCGGTTCTCACCAATAGCGGTCCTGGCGATGCCCAGATGTCTTCACTTTTCCAGGCCAACTTGAGGGGGACTGAGGTCGGCAGGAACAGCCCATTGGAAGTGGCCATCGGTTCCAAGGTTACCATCAAAAATATGGGCTATGGTGGGGGTCTCCTCCACAGTCACGTTCAGACCTACCCCGAGGGCTCTGGCCAGCAACAGGTTACCTGCTACCACCACAAGGATGCCAACAATGACTGGTTCTTCTACCCCAACCGCCGCGATGCCGATTACGATGCCGCTGCCGAACCCCGTTTCATTGCCGACGGCCAGACCATTCGTCTCCTTCACTCCCAGACCGGCCGCAACCTCCACTCTCACCAAATCGCTgctcccatcaccaaggccgaCTGGGAAGTTTCCAGCTACGGCAACATCACTGTTGGCGACGAGAAGGACCACTGGAAGATTGAGGTTGTCAGTGATGCTGCCTCCAGGGACCGCTCCAAGATCCGCACTCTTACCACCGCTTTCCGGTTAAAGCACGAGGTTTTGGGCTGCTATCTCCGCGCTGGCAATGTCAACTTGCCCCAGTGGGGTTTCAAGCAGATTGAGGTTACCTGcaccaaggacaacaagCCTCGCGACACCTACACCCACTGGAACATTGAGTCTCACATTAACGAGAAGC TCCCTCCTGGAGACCCTGGCCAGTACAGGTCGCCCTTCTTTAAGGACTTCGTGCACCTG AACGTTGCCATGATGacctccaacaacgcccTTGTGCCCGATCCCGATAAGCAGGACGACTTGGCTTCTCAGTGGTGGCAATGGCCCATTCTGCACGTTGGTCTCAGGATGTGCGGCTGGGACGACAAGATCGTCAAGTACTTCCTTCTCGGCAACCCCCTCGTCTATTGGGGCTCGACTGCCGGGCTCGGTGTCTTTGGTCTTTTGACCGTCTGGTACATCCTCCGCTGGCAGAGAGGGTACAGGGAGCTTTCCCAGTTCGACATTGACCAGATCCACTACGCCGGCATCTACCCCGTCATTGGCTGGTTCCTCCACTACTTGCCCTTCGTCATCATGGCTCGTGTCACCTACGTCCACCATTACTACCCAGCCTTGTacttcgccatcctcacTTTCGGCTTCCTCACCGACTGGTTCACCCGCaaccagaagaagattgtTCAGTACGCCACTTATGCCGTGCTCGACGCGACGGTCATTGGGCTGTACATTTACTTTATTCCCATCTGCTGGGGCATGACTGGTCCCAACAGGCAGTACGGCTACATGAAGTGGTTTGACACGTGGAGGATGTCGGATGCTTAA
- a CDS encoding hypothetical protein (COG:I; EggNog:ENOG503NVKY) produces MFSEYASKFLAQSQSRFSNFAGQPDNADRPSRPSGWQNRGARFGGRSYLGRGGGGNPYQTSNSRFGSMAAFGSRYNQDAPLFQPPLDHDEEDEEERDREAADIYALQQSRRVLAAGRLEESTETDHDGSRASIEQSQEYEGSGSLGERLRGIRSSWNGPKKYKRATMEEEPPTERPEPRKHIREISRDSTDTKGMEDVGLESTIAYSEPPADLMMEDSTPPAFQKFRSPGGPSRPLLRRGSDEDSELGLRPPSSVGTEVNATALPPASDGEMFRHDAFFAWIYLIAQASLFATFVLIFMHTSGNKASGDTIYTTLKASFHLLAVDTLVAIIVSMVWLAALRSFVRPLVILVLVAVPIILLSFSLYPFISSYQETGGSSRFQDTVMRWAATIPGIWALIWVYMVWKGRESIQSAMSILDFSSRILTANSALILVGMGCLAAVVLWTWTWLFMFTRVFLGGSFSSKLARFIISASTWWLGAYFILMYLWTLSIISAVQRSTTAATVSQWYFHRNAVPAPSSRDVVSAALSHAMTTIFGTISLSTLLALAIRLPLLVLPRRLAHILTMFVYSFIPTPIAALTNPLTLTYAAIHSQPLSISARGLSSMEFLAPQRPTTTLTPAALPKHNRHSPLLPYRLAKLILHATRFMMAIALGFAGWVMTAKQLEIERQGKVGIRGSAYAYVVGLIASFIGWGILGAMEGILSGIVDGVVVCYGSEKRMLTGAGGYCMEAANLFGDRRGQGDRESIY; encoded by the exons ATGTTCTCTGAAT ATGCCTCTAAATTCCTTGCGCAGTCGCAGTCGAGGTTCTCCAACTTTGCCGGCCAGCCAGATAACGCCGACAGGCCATCACGGCCGTCCGGATGGCAGAATAGAGGCGCGCGATTCGGGGGACGTTCCTATCTCGGtcggggcggcggtgggaaCCCGTATCAAACCAGCAACTCCCGGTTCGGTAGTATGGCAGCCTTCGGTTCGAGGTACAATCAGGACGCCCCGTTGTTCCAACCCCCACTAGATCACGAtgaggaagacgaagaagagagagatcGAGAGGCCGCAGACATTTATGCTTTGCAACAATCACGCCGTGTTCTCGCCGCCGGCCGACTCGAAGAAAGCACCGAAACAGATCACGATGGGAGCCGCGCTTCGATAGAGCAAAGCCAGGAGTATGAAGGATCTGGGTCTCTTGGGGAACGTCTCCGAGGCATCCGGAGTAGCTGGAACGGCCCCAAGAAGTACAAGAGGGCGACCATGGAAGAGGAGCCACCAACAGAACGGCCGGAGCCGAGGAAGCACATACGCGAAATATCGAGGGATAGCACGGATACCAAAGGGATGGAAGATGTTGGTCTAGAATCAACCATCGCCTACAGCGAACCACCAGCAgacttgatgatggaggacaGTACCCCTCCGGCCTTCCAAAAGTTCAGGTCGCCTGGCGGTCCGTCGCGCCCGCTGCTTAGGAGAGGTTCTGATGAGGATTCGGAGCTTGGACTGCGACCGCCCAGCTCAGTCGGGACAGAAGTTAATGCCACTGCGCTGCCGCCGGCATCGGATGGAGAAATGTTTCGACACGACGCCTTCTTTGCCTGGATCTACCTGATCGCCCAAGCATCCCTGTTTGCTACCTTTGTCCTAATCTTCATGCATACAAGTGGTAACAAGGCATCTGGAGACACTATCTACACCACGCTAAAGGCATCTTTCCATCTGCTGGCTGTCGACACTTTGGTGGCCATCATAGTCTCCATGGTATGGTTGGCGGCGCTGCGGTCGTTCGTCCGACCGCTTGTTAtcctggtgttggtggcggtgccAATAATCCTCTTATCGTTTTCGCTGTATCCGTTCATTTCGAGTTATCAGGAGACTGGTGGCAGTTCACGATTCCAGGATACAGTCATGAGATGGGCAGCGACGATCCCTGGTATATGGGCACTGATATGGGTATACATGGTTTGGAAAGGCCGCGAATCTATTCAGTCTGCTATGAGCATTCTCGATTTCTCGAGCCGCATCCTGACGGCGAATTCAGCTCTTATTTTAGTTGGCATGGGCTgccttgctgctgtggtgCTCTGGACGTGGACTTGGCTTTTCATGTTCACTAGAGTATTTCTCGGTGGAAGCTTCTCCAGCAAGCTCGCCAGGTTCATCATCAGCGCTTCGACTTGGTGGCTGGGGGCGTACTTTATACTCATGTACCTCTGGACGCTGTCGATCATCTCCGCGGTTCAGCGGAGCACAACAGCGGCGACGGTGTCGCAGTGGTATTTCCATCGGAATGCGGTTCCAGCTCCATCTAGTAGGGACGTTGTTTCCGCTGCCCTGAGCCATGCCATGACCACCATCTTCGGAACCATCAGCTTGTCGACGTTGCTAGCTCTTGCGATTCGCCTACCCCTACTGGTTTTGCCGCGGAGACTGGCTCATATCCTGACCATGTTTGTCTACTCGTTCATTCCGACCCCGATCGCGGCGTTGACGAACCCGTTGACCTTGACATATGCGGCCATCCACTCGCAACCGCTGTCGATTTCGGCCAGGGGTCTGTCATCGATGGAATTCCTGGCACCCCAACGGCCTACCACTACTCTCACACCTGCCGCGTTGCCCAAGCATAACAGGCAttcgcctcttcttccctaCCGGCTTGCGAAGCTGATCCTTCACGCCACGCGCTTCATGATGGCCATTGCGCTGGGATTTGCGGGGTGGGTCATGACTGCGAAGCAACTCGAAATCGAAAGGCAGGGCAAGGTGGGCATCCGGGGAAGCGCCTATGCGTATGTGGTTGGGTTAATCGCCAGCTTCATAGGCTGGGGCATTTTGGGAGCCATGGAGGGCATTCTCAGCGGCATTGTTGATGGCGTAGTGGTCTGCTATGGCAGCGAGAAGAGAATGTTGACCGGAGCGGGAGGATACTGCATGGAGGCGGCGAACCTGTTTGGGGATAGAAGGGGACAGGGTGACAGAGAGTCTATCTATTAG
- a CDS encoding hypothetical protein (EggNog:ENOG503P3QI; COG:S), whose translation MRIPTLLSLLGAATALTHNNPPLQTSLTVHIPPSAPLPNPAALLPQTHATLNSLTKHHSAPLSDKSNFHFHNVTPGSYLLDIHCLTHAFLPLRVDISSSSSSSDPSEQSPIKIEAWETFRGNDWGNKGEKVSTEVSDGKSGMVVVARMAGQKSYFMERSSFSVLSIFKNPIILLSLVSMGLFFGMPKLIENMDPEMRAEWEEQQKSNPMNALMGAASGQQGGGGMGNFDMAAFLAGSGGGKEDNKGGNGGGGKKKNR comes from the exons ATGAGAATaccaaccctcctctccctcctggGAGCAGCCACCGCCCTcacccacaacaacccccctcttcaaACCTCCCTAACAgtccacatccccccctcggcccccctccccaacccggCCGCTCTCCTTCCCCAAACACACGCGACCCTCAACTCCCTAACCAAACACCACTCCGCCCCATTGTCGGACAAATCCAACTTCCACTTCCACAACGTCACCCCCGGCTCTTACCTGCTAGACATCCACTGCCTCACCCACGCGTTTCTTCCCCTCAGAGTGGAcatttcctcctcctcctcctcctcggacCCGTCAGAACAATCACCCATCAAGATTGAAGCATGGGAGACGTTTAGGGGCAACGACTGGGGAAACAAAGGGGAGAAGGTCTCTACTGAGGTGTCGGACGGGAAatcggggatggtggttgtggcgAGGATGGCCGGCCAAAAGAGCTATTTCATGGAGAGGAGTTCGTTTTCGGTGCTGAGCATCTTCAAGAACCCGATTATCCTCCTGAGTTTGGTTTCgatggggttgttttttgggATGCCAAAGTTGATTGAGAATA TGGATCCGGAAATGCGCGCCGAGTGGGAGGAGCAGCAAAAGAGCAACCCGATGAATGCGCTAATGGGGGCGGCGAGCGGGCagcagggaggaggggggatggggaattTTGATATGGCTGCTTTCTTGGCTGGGAGCGGTGGGGGTAAGGAGGATAATAAGGGGgggaatggtggtggggggaagaagaaaaacaggtga